A single region of the Candidatus Krumholzibacteriia bacterium genome encodes:
- the rfaD gene encoding ADP-glyceromanno-heptose 6-epimerase: MSDSIIVTGGAGFIGSNLVAALNRRGHRNITVVDHVDSDAKQRNLDRITFDTCVDKTAFREMLGTGRVPAARAVIHMGACSSTTETNEAYLRDNNTAYTRELCDWSLRTGARFIYASSAATYGDGSRGYSDDDAMTSTLEPLNLYGASKQWFDLWALETGALKRIAGLKYFNVYGPWEDHKGDMRSLVNKAYAQILRDGEIGLFKSYRPEYRDGEQERDFIHVDDAVAVTLFFLDKPDVSGLYNCGTGRARTWVDLANALFAAMDMPPRIRFIDMPESIRDKYQYHTCAQTAKLRAAGYMAPFVSIEEGVRRYVQEYLQAQPRG; this comes from the coding sequence ATGAGCGACTCCATTATCGTTACCGGCGGGGCCGGATTCATCGGCAGCAATCTGGTGGCCGCGCTCAACCGGCGCGGTCACCGGAATATCACCGTCGTCGACCACGTCGATTCGGACGCCAAACAGCGCAACCTCGATCGCATCACGTTCGATACCTGCGTCGACAAGACGGCGTTTCGCGAGATGCTCGGCACCGGGCGTGTTCCCGCGGCGCGCGCCGTGATCCACATGGGCGCGTGCAGTTCCACCACGGAAACCAACGAGGCCTACCTGCGCGACAACAATACGGCGTACACGCGCGAACTGTGCGACTGGTCGCTGCGCACCGGCGCGCGTTTCATCTACGCCTCCAGCGCCGCCACCTACGGCGACGGAAGCCGGGGCTACTCCGACGATGACGCGATGACCTCCACCCTGGAGCCACTCAACCTGTACGGCGCCTCCAAGCAGTGGTTCGACCTGTGGGCGCTGGAGACGGGCGCGCTCAAGCGCATTGCCGGGCTCAAGTATTTCAACGTGTACGGCCCCTGGGAGGACCACAAGGGCGACATGCGCTCGCTGGTCAACAAGGCCTACGCGCAGATCCTGCGCGACGGAGAAATCGGCCTGTTCAAGTCGTACCGCCCCGAGTACCGCGACGGGGAGCAGGAGCGGGACTTCATCCACGTGGACGACGCGGTGGCGGTGACGCTGTTCTTCCTGGACAAACCGGACGTATCCGGGCTCTACAACTGCGGGACGGGCAGGGCACGCACGTGGGTCGACCTGGCAAACGCGCTCTTCGCGGCCATGGACATGCCGCCGCGCATCCGTTTCATCGACATGCCGGAGAGCATCCGGGACAAGTACCAGTATCATACGTGCGCACAGACCGCCAAGCTGCGCGCGGCCGGCTACATGGCGCCGTTTGTCTCCATCGAAGAGGGCGTGCGGCGCTACGTTCAGGAGTATTTGCAAGCACAGCCCCGGGGCTGA
- a CDS encoding NAD-dependent epimerase/dehydratase family protein: MTVLITGGAGFLGINLARHLLASDQRVVSLDLVPFDYPDCRDRITEVRGDIRNSADVQRALAGVDIVVHGAAALPLYKPEDIYSTDIDGTRTMLEESKRAGVRRFIHVSSTAVYGIPDHHPLLESDPMHGVGPYGEAKVAAEQLCIEARKGGMILPIIRPKSFIGPERLGVFAMLYEWARDGHSFPILGPGNNPYQYLDVEDLCDAIWLCCTLPDEVVNDTFNIGAKEFGTPRSDFQAVLDHAGHGKKIVSLPEKPAIMALRCLEALKLSPLYKWIYETVGKESFVSIEKAQQKLGYAPKYSNKQALIRNYDWFVANADKLQGQSGVSHRVPWAQGALKIAKMFF, from the coding sequence ATGACCGTGCTCATCACCGGCGGCGCCGGATTTCTCGGCATCAACCTCGCCCGCCACCTGCTCGCCAGCGACCAACGGGTGGTGTCGCTGGACCTCGTGCCCTTCGACTACCCGGATTGCCGCGACCGGATCACCGAGGTCCGCGGCGACATCCGCAACAGCGCCGACGTGCAGCGCGCCCTCGCGGGTGTGGACATCGTGGTCCACGGCGCGGCGGCGCTGCCCCTGTACAAACCGGAGGACATCTACTCCACCGACATCGACGGCACCCGCACCATGCTGGAGGAGTCGAAGCGCGCCGGCGTGCGCCGCTTCATCCATGTTTCTTCCACGGCGGTGTACGGGATTCCCGACCACCACCCGCTCCTGGAGAGCGACCCGATGCACGGCGTGGGCCCCTACGGCGAGGCCAAGGTGGCCGCCGAGCAGTTGTGCATCGAGGCGCGCAAGGGGGGCATGATTCTCCCCATCATCCGGCCCAAGTCGTTCATCGGGCCGGAGCGGCTGGGCGTGTTCGCCATGCTCTACGAATGGGCGCGCGACGGGCACAGCTTTCCCATCCTCGGGCCCGGCAACAACCCCTACCAGTACCTCGACGTCGAGGACCTGTGCGACGCCATCTGGCTGTGCTGCACGCTTCCCGACGAGGTGGTAAACGACACCTTCAACATCGGCGCGAAGGAGTTCGGAACCCCGCGCTCGGACTTCCAGGCGGTGCTGGACCACGCCGGCCACGGAAAAAAGATCGTGTCACTTCCGGAAAAACCGGCCATCATGGCGCTGCGCTGCCTGGAGGCACTCAAGCTCTCACCGCTGTACAAGTGGATATACGAGACGGTGGGCAAGGAGTCGTTCGTCTCCATCGAAAAGGCGCAGCAGAAGCTCGGCTACGCGCCGAAGTATTCGAACAAGCAGGCGCTCATCCGCAACTACGACTGGTTCGTCGCCAACGCGGACAAGCTGCAGGGCCAGTCGGGCGTGTCGCACCGGGTGCCCTGGGCGCAGGGTGCGCTGAAAATCGCAAAGAT
- a CDS encoding efflux RND transporter periplasmic adaptor subunit has protein sequence MNAFLRGGRSFVSAVFLVVALGGCGGNGSPGTQAGSVPAETTGSIEIADWCAGHGVPESKCTICNPELIPKFKSAGDWCAEHGLPESVCPQCRGGTLREAGEADALIVPGMRIRFRSPELEQVAGIRVALAREAGMASGVACTARIDFNRDRVADIRAPFAGLVREVRVDLGAQVEAGDPLFVLESPEVSDLQGRIRAARQRVEVARADFERHVTLSESGLVSSRDLDLSRQEFETAQGELAAAEAATGMAGTTESAVEGAGGRYTIRAPIQGVVARRPAMIGTFADGETSLATVADLRLMWAVLEIPELDVARVRVGQKVTVDVEGLADREFSGVVTWIAAEVDPVTRTVAARAGLPNSGGALRAEQFARAMIETSTRDDVVAVLAESVQRIGVESVVFVRVGEGLYEPRSVRPLRRGGGLVQVSGAIRVGEAVVTDGAFLLRTELSRESIGAGCCEIEPVAGR, from the coding sequence ATGAATGCTTTCCTTCGCGGCGGACGATCGTTCGTGAGCGCGGTGTTTCTCGTTGTTGCGCTGGGGGGTTGTGGTGGCAATGGCTCCCCGGGCACCCAGGCCGGGTCGGTGCCGGCGGAAACCACCGGGTCCATTGAGATTGCGGACTGGTGCGCCGGGCACGGGGTGCCCGAGTCCAAGTGCACGATCTGTAATCCCGAACTGATCCCGAAGTTCAAGAGTGCCGGTGACTGGTGTGCTGAGCACGGCCTGCCGGAATCGGTCTGTCCGCAATGCCGGGGCGGGACACTGCGCGAAGCGGGGGAAGCGGACGCCCTGATCGTTCCCGGTATGCGCATCCGTTTCCGGTCGCCGGAATTGGAGCAAGTGGCAGGCATTCGTGTCGCGCTGGCGCGCGAGGCCGGAATGGCTTCCGGCGTGGCGTGCACCGCGCGCATCGATTTCAATCGCGACCGGGTGGCGGATATTCGAGCGCCGTTCGCCGGGCTGGTCCGCGAGGTTCGCGTCGATCTGGGCGCGCAGGTGGAAGCCGGGGATCCGCTCTTCGTGCTCGAGAGTCCCGAGGTCAGCGACCTGCAGGGGCGCATTCGCGCTGCACGGCAGCGCGTCGAGGTTGCGCGCGCCGACTTCGAACGCCACGTCACATTGAGTGAGTCGGGCCTCGTGTCATCGCGGGACCTGGATCTGTCGCGACAAGAGTTCGAGACCGCACAGGGCGAACTGGCCGCCGCGGAGGCTGCCACGGGCATGGCCGGCACGACGGAAAGCGCGGTGGAAGGCGCCGGCGGGCGCTACACGATCCGTGCTCCGATCCAGGGTGTTGTGGCACGCCGGCCGGCCATGATTGGGACGTTTGCCGACGGAGAGACCTCGCTCGCCACCGTTGCGGATCTGCGCCTCATGTGGGCGGTGCTGGAGATTCCGGAACTCGACGTCGCGCGCGTGCGCGTGGGCCAGAAGGTAACGGTGGACGTCGAGGGGCTCGCGGACCGGGAGTTCTCCGGCGTTGTCACCTGGATCGCGGCGGAGGTCGACCCGGTAACGCGGACGGTCGCGGCGCGCGCCGGGCTACCCAATTCCGGAGGAGCGCTGCGGGCGGAGCAGTTTGCCCGGGCGATGATCGAGACGTCGACTCGCGACGACGTGGTGGCGGTTCTCGCCGAATCGGTGCAGCGCATCGGGGTCGAATCCGTGGTCTTCGTGCGCGTGGGCGAGGGCCTGTACGAACCACGGTCGGTCCGGCCGTTGCGCCGCGGTGGTGGACTCGTGCAGGTGTCCGGCGCGATCCGGGTGGGGGAGGCAGTGGTTACCGACGGGGCGTTCCTGCTGCGCACAGAGCTCAGCCGGGAGAGCATCGGCGCGGGATGTTGCGAAATCGAACCAGTGGCGGGGCGCTAG
- a CDS encoding CusA/CzcA family heavy metal efflux RND transporter, with protein MLNAIIDFSLRNRALVLIIVGIAAVAGTAAFRELPFDAFPDTTPVQVTVNAVAPALSPLEIERSITFPLEQSVSGMSGLKEVRSLSRFGFSQITTVFEDGADVYRARQMIMERVLSAELPAGVERPTLGPVSTGLGEVFQYVVRSDDLSPTELRTLHHWVIRPQMMQVPGVAEINTWGGFEKQYHVVIDPNLLVKHGLTLDDIAGALRRNNSNTAGGYIEQGGEVRLVQGIGLATSREEIEAIVVAASDGVPILVRDVAEVREDHGIRRGAVTANANGEVVLGLGFMLMGENSREVTRRLEARLADVQRNLPDGVTVEAVYTRTKLVDQVLHTVRDNLLEGALLVVAVLFAFLGNLRAGLIVATAIPLSMLFAFNGMLRFGIAGSLMSLGAIDFGMVVDSSVIMVENASRRLAEGEGRATGDVVRDAAVEVRRPTLFGELIIAIVYLPILFLEGVEGRMFRPMALTVIFALAASMVLSLTLMPVLASLVLRSKSGAHGETHLVRWIRRGYRPVLEAALRRPRIVIGVTLVVLGGAAALSMRLGTQFIPRLGEMSIVVNTVRLAGVSLSESVRYGTSIESYLLKKFPDEIDHIWTRTGTAEIATDPMGFEVSDIFVTLSPRREWEHARSQEELVSRMSGALEGLPGMRAVFTQPIEMRMNEMVAGMRADVGIKIFGDDLEVLKIKADEVRRVVESVPGATDVTVEQLTGLPVLEIKIDRGAIARHGIDAAHVLEVIEALGVSRVGEIVDGQMRYDLGIRLADRYRDDPEEIGRILVATASGARLPLSRLASIRLVEGPSAINREWAKRRIVVQTNVRGRDVGSFVDNVRAAIGEEVALPAGYFVRYGGQFEHLQRARTRLMIVVPIALLLIFVLLYVTFGRARDAVLVFTGVPFAAVGGVLALWVRGLPFTISAGVGFVALFGVAVLGQLVLVSYIRQLAEAGMPNVDAVRWAAETRLRPVLMTATVASLGFLPMALNTGVGAEVQRPLATVVIGGLITSTLATLVVMPVLYRMFGGGRRLS; from the coding sequence ATGCTGAACGCCATCATAGATTTCTCGCTGCGAAACCGCGCGCTGGTGCTCATTATTGTTGGAATCGCTGCGGTGGCGGGCACCGCCGCTTTTCGCGAACTGCCATTCGACGCCTTTCCTGACACCACGCCGGTCCAGGTCACCGTCAACGCCGTGGCGCCGGCGCTTTCTCCGCTCGAGATTGAGCGGAGCATCACGTTTCCACTCGAGCAGAGCGTGAGCGGCATGTCCGGACTCAAGGAGGTCCGGTCGCTTTCCCGCTTTGGATTCTCCCAGATCACCACCGTGTTCGAGGACGGCGCGGACGTGTACCGCGCGCGCCAGATGATCATGGAGCGGGTGCTGTCCGCGGAGCTTCCCGCCGGGGTCGAGCGGCCGACACTGGGCCCGGTCTCGACGGGGCTCGGCGAGGTCTTCCAGTACGTGGTGCGGAGTGACGATCTGTCGCCTACGGAACTGCGTACTCTGCACCACTGGGTGATTCGTCCGCAGATGATGCAGGTTCCGGGCGTGGCGGAAATCAACACGTGGGGTGGATTCGAAAAGCAGTATCACGTGGTGATCGACCCCAATCTGCTGGTCAAGCACGGGCTGACTCTCGACGACATCGCCGGGGCCCTGCGACGCAACAACTCCAACACCGCCGGCGGCTACATCGAGCAGGGTGGCGAGGTGCGGCTCGTGCAGGGCATCGGGCTGGCGACGAGCCGGGAGGAGATCGAGGCGATCGTGGTGGCGGCCAGCGACGGTGTGCCGATCCTGGTGCGTGATGTGGCTGAGGTGCGCGAGGACCACGGCATCCGGCGCGGCGCCGTCACCGCAAACGCAAATGGGGAAGTGGTTCTCGGCCTGGGTTTCATGCTGATGGGCGAGAACAGTCGCGAGGTGACCCGGCGTCTGGAAGCGCGCCTGGCGGATGTGCAGCGCAACCTGCCGGATGGCGTCACGGTAGAGGCGGTCTACACGCGCACCAAACTCGTCGACCAGGTGTTGCACACCGTGCGCGACAACCTGCTGGAAGGGGCCCTGCTGGTGGTGGCCGTTCTCTTTGCTTTTCTCGGCAACCTCCGCGCCGGGCTCATCGTCGCCACCGCCATACCGTTGTCGATGCTGTTCGCATTCAACGGGATGCTGCGCTTTGGCATCGCGGGAAGCCTCATGAGCCTGGGTGCCATCGATTTCGGCATGGTGGTAGACAGCTCCGTCATCATGGTGGAGAACGCGTCACGGCGATTGGCGGAGGGCGAGGGGCGCGCCACGGGCGACGTGGTCCGCGACGCGGCCGTCGAAGTGCGGCGACCGACGCTGTTCGGCGAGTTGATCATCGCGATCGTTTATCTTCCCATCCTCTTTCTCGAGGGCGTCGAGGGCAGAATGTTCCGGCCGATGGCGCTCACCGTGATCTTCGCCCTGGCGGCTTCGATGGTGCTCTCGCTGACCCTCATGCCGGTGCTGGCGAGTCTGGTCCTCCGGAGCAAGTCCGGCGCACACGGCGAGACGCACCTGGTGCGCTGGATACGGCGCGGGTACCGTCCGGTGCTGGAGGCCGCCCTGCGTCGCCCGCGGATCGTCATCGGGGTCACACTGGTGGTGTTGGGGGGCGCCGCCGCGCTTTCCATGAGACTCGGCACGCAGTTCATCCCGCGTCTTGGCGAAATGTCCATCGTGGTGAACACGGTGCGTCTGGCGGGCGTTTCGCTCTCCGAGTCCGTTCGCTACGGGACCTCGATCGAAAGCTACCTGCTCAAGAAGTTCCCCGACGAAATCGACCACATATGGACCCGCACCGGTACCGCCGAGATCGCAACGGATCCCATGGGTTTTGAGGTGTCGGACATCTTCGTGACGCTCTCCCCCCGGCGCGAGTGGGAGCACGCCCGCTCGCAGGAGGAACTTGTATCACGCATGAGCGGGGCATTGGAGGGTCTGCCCGGCATGCGGGCCGTCTTCACCCAGCCCATCGAAATGCGCATGAACGAGATGGTTGCCGGCATGCGCGCCGACGTGGGCATCAAGATATTCGGGGATGATCTTGAGGTCCTAAAAATCAAGGCCGATGAAGTGCGCCGGGTGGTCGAGTCCGTGCCCGGGGCGACGGACGTCACCGTTGAACAACTCACGGGGCTTCCCGTGCTCGAGATTAAAATCGATCGTGGCGCAATTGCGCGCCATGGCATCGACGCTGCGCACGTCCTCGAAGTGATCGAAGCGCTCGGCGTGAGCCGCGTGGGCGAAATCGTTGACGGCCAGATGCGATACGACCTCGGGATACGGCTGGCCGATCGTTATCGTGACGATCCCGAGGAGATCGGGCGGATTCTGGTGGCAACCGCGTCCGGCGCGCGCCTGCCGCTTTCGCGGCTGGCTAGCATCCGGTTGGTCGAAGGCCCGTCGGCAATCAACCGAGAGTGGGCAAAACGTCGAATCGTCGTGCAGACGAACGTACGCGGGCGGGATGTCGGTTCGTTCGTTGACAACGTTCGTGCCGCGATTGGCGAAGAGGTGGCACTGCCAGCTGGATACTTCGTTCGTTATGGAGGCCAGTTTGAGCATCTGCAGCGTGCGCGCACGCGCCTCATGATCGTCGTTCCGATTGCGTTGTTGCTCATCTTTGTCCTGCTGTACGTCACCTTTGGCCGCGCGCGCGATGCCGTGCTCGTGTTTACCGGCGTGCCATTTGCGGCGGTTGGCGGTGTGCTCGCGTTGTGGGTACGTGGGCTGCCGTTCACCATTTCGGCCGGGGTCGGGTTTGTCGCCCTGTTCGGAGTCGCCGTGCTCGGCCAGCTGGTGCTGGTGTCGTACATCCGGCAGCTCGCGGAGGCCGGCATGCCGAATGTCGACGCGGTGCGGTGGGCCGCCGAGACGCGTCTGCGGCCCGTCCTGATGACGGCCACCGTCGCGAGCCTGGGATTCCTCCCCATGGCCCTCAATACGGGCGTGGGGGCGGAGGTGCAGCGCCCGCTGGCCACGGTCGTGATCGGGGGGCTGATTACGTCCACGCTGGCGACGCTGGTGGTGATGCCGGTGCTGTACCGGATGTTCGGGGGAGGGCGGCGGCTCTCGTAA